In the genome of Rhodoplanes sp. Z2-YC6860, one region contains:
- the ftsH gene encoding ATP-dependent zinc metalloprotease FtsH, translated as MNANLRNFALWVIIVLLLLALFTLFQNPGQRASSTDISFSQLLSEVDGGKVRDVLIQGPEIHGTFTDGRTFQTYAPSDPTLVQRLYGKGVSITARPQGDSVPWFVSLLVSWLPFIALIGVWIFLSRQMQGAGGKALGFGKSRAKLLTEAHGRVTFEDVAGVDEAKQDLQEIVEFLRDPSKFQRLGGRIPRGVLLVGPPGTGKTLIARAVAGEANVPFFTISGSDFVEMFVGVGASRVRDMFEQAKKNAPCIIFIDEIDAVGRHRGAGLGGGNDEREQTLNQLLVEMDGFEANEGIILIAATNRPDVLDPALLRPGRFDRQVIVPNPDIVGREQILKVHVRKVPLAPDVNLKTIARGTPGFSGADLANLVNEAALMAARRNKRMVTQGEFEDAKDKVMMGAERKSLVMTEEEKMLTAYHEGGHAILALNVKATDPVHKATIIPRGRALGMVMQLPERDKLSMSFEQMTSRLAIMMGGRVAEEMVFGKEKVTSGAQSDIEQATRLARMMVTRWGFSDELGAVSYGENQDEVFLGMSVARQQNVSESTAQKIDSEVRRLVEEGHSEARRVLEAKRDDLEILAKGLLEFETLSGDEIKDLLAGKRPTRESVIEPQTPRSSAVPPTGKSRPRPGPETGPMEPQPQS; from the coding sequence ATGAACGCCAATCTTCGTAATTTCGCCCTCTGGGTGATCATTGTTCTGCTGCTGCTGGCGCTGTTCACACTGTTCCAGAATCCGGGCCAGCGCGCCTCCTCGACCGATATTTCGTTCTCGCAGCTCCTGAGCGAAGTGGACGGCGGCAAGGTCCGCGACGTTTTGATCCAGGGGCCGGAGATTCACGGCACCTTCACGGACGGCCGCACCTTCCAGACCTATGCGCCGAGCGATCCGACGCTGGTTCAGCGGCTCTACGGCAAGGGCGTGTCGATCACGGCCCGGCCGCAGGGCGATAGCGTGCCGTGGTTCGTGTCGCTGCTCGTCTCTTGGCTGCCCTTCATCGCGCTGATCGGCGTGTGGATATTCCTGTCGCGCCAGATGCAGGGCGCAGGCGGCAAGGCGCTGGGCTTCGGCAAGAGCCGCGCCAAGCTGCTCACCGAAGCCCATGGCCGCGTCACCTTCGAGGACGTGGCCGGCGTCGACGAGGCCAAGCAGGACCTGCAGGAGATCGTCGAATTCCTGCGCGATCCGTCCAAGTTCCAGCGGCTCGGCGGCCGCATCCCGCGCGGCGTGCTGCTGGTTGGCCCCCCGGGCACCGGCAAGACGCTGATCGCGCGCGCGGTCGCCGGTGAAGCCAACGTGCCGTTCTTCACCATCTCGGGTTCTGACTTTGTCGAGATGTTCGTCGGCGTCGGCGCGAGCCGCGTCCGCGACATGTTCGAGCAGGCCAAGAAGAACGCGCCCTGCATCATCTTCATCGACGAAATCGACGCGGTCGGCCGCCATCGCGGCGCCGGCCTCGGCGGCGGCAACGACGAGCGCGAGCAGACGCTCAACCAGTTGCTCGTCGAGATGGACGGCTTCGAGGCCAACGAAGGCATCATCCTGATCGCCGCGACCAACCGGCCCGACGTGCTCGATCCGGCGCTGCTGCGCCCGGGCCGTTTCGACCGCCAGGTGATCGTGCCCAATCCGGACATCGTTGGCCGCGAGCAGATCCTCAAGGTGCACGTCCGCAAGGTGCCGCTGGCGCCGGACGTCAACCTCAAGACCATCGCGCGCGGCACGCCGGGCTTCTCCGGCGCCGATCTGGCCAACCTCGTCAATGAGGCCGCGCTGATGGCCGCGCGCCGCAACAAGCGCATGGTCACGCAGGGCGAGTTCGAGGATGCCAAGGACAAGGTGATGATGGGCGCCGAACGGAAGTCGCTCGTCATGACCGAGGAAGAAAAGATGCTGACCGCCTATCACGAAGGCGGCCACGCGATCCTGGCGCTGAACGTCAAAGCGACCGATCCGGTGCACAAGGCAACCATCATTCCGCGCGGTCGTGCGCTCGGCATGGTCATGCAGCTGCCGGAGCGCGACAAGCTGTCGATGAGCTTCGAGCAGATGACGTCGCGGCTCGCGATCATGATGGGCGGCCGCGTCGCCGAGGAGATGGTGTTCGGCAAGGAGAAGGTCACATCCGGTGCGCAGTCCGACATCGAGCAGGCCACGCGGCTGGCCCGCATGATGGTCACGCGCTGGGGCTTCTCCGACGAACTGGGCGCCGTGTCTTATGGCGAAAACCAGGACGAGGTGTTCCTCGGCATGTCGGTGGCGCGTCAGCAGAACGTCTCCGAGTCCACCGCCCAGAAGATCGACTCCGAAGTGCGCCGGCTGGTCGAGGAGGGGCACTCCGAGGCCCGCCGCGTGCTTGAAGCCAAGCGCGACGACCTCGAGATCCTGGCCAAGGGTCTGCTCGAGTTCGAGACGCTGTCGGGCGACGAGATCAAGGACTTGCTGGCCGGCAAGCGGCCGACGCGCGAGAGCGTGATCGAACCGCAGACGCCGCGCTCCTCGGCAGTGCCACCGACCGGCAAGAGCCGGCCGCGTCCGGGCCCCGAGACCGGCCCGATGGAGCCGCAACCGCAATCCTAA
- a CDS encoding FkbM family methyltransferase, translating to MALPFNEKLLMLVPPSIYYRRRIANEIRTGEPELAILAELMPDGGTAIDVGANQGFFAFALSEVADRVVSFEANPDYARFAKWMLRGRAEVHEVAISDQPGRATFYVPLSDEGMVLHFAGNLKQTHSQFKNQKTYDVELRTLDSFAITDVRFIKVDVEGSEREVLDGAKEIIARDRPGLLLELLSGTHADPGSYAKDICETFGYDAFVVQHGRKLPGLPTIAALGKNTSWGTEIETRNVLFLPR from the coding sequence ATGGCACTTCCGTTCAACGAAAAGCTTCTGATGCTGGTGCCTCCGTCGATCTATTACCGGCGGCGCATCGCCAATGAGATCCGCACCGGCGAGCCCGAGCTTGCGATCCTCGCTGAGCTCATGCCCGATGGAGGCACCGCCATCGACGTGGGCGCCAACCAAGGCTTTTTCGCCTTCGCGCTGTCCGAGGTGGCCGACCGTGTGGTCTCGTTCGAGGCCAATCCGGACTACGCGCGCTTCGCCAAATGGATGCTGCGCGGCCGCGCCGAGGTGCACGAGGTCGCGATCTCCGACCAGCCGGGACGCGCGACGTTCTACGTGCCGCTGTCCGACGAGGGCATGGTGCTGCACTTCGCCGGCAACCTGAAGCAGACCCATTCGCAGTTCAAGAACCAGAAGACCTATGACGTCGAACTGCGCACGCTCGACAGCTTCGCGATCACCGACGTCCGCTTCATCAAGGTCGATGTGGAGGGCTCGGAGCGCGAGGTGCTCGACGGCGCGAAAGAAATCATCGCCCGCGACCGGCCGGGCCTGCTGCTGGAGCTTCTCTCCGGCACCCACGCCGATCCGGGAAGCTACGCCAAGGATATCTGCGAGACCTTCGGCTATGACGCCTTCGTGGTGCAGCACGGCCGGAAGCTGCCGGGCCTGCCGACCATTGCGGCGCTCGGCAAGAACACCAGCTGGGGCACCGAGATCGAGACCAGGAACGTGCTGTTCCTGCCGCGTTAG
- the tilS gene encoding tRNA lysidine(34) synthetase TilS gives MSSADGLKPITDAEVRALFAHLVDFPSLILAVSGGPDSTALMVLAARWRQRLRRGPKLVAVTVDHGLRPEAKREALAVKRLARSLRIEHKTLRWIGTKPKSGIQEAARAARYRLLGGVALKADKAPVLTAHTQDDQAETVLFRMMRGSGVAGLAAMRAGNPLPGHEDQKLALFRPLLGVSKSRLTATLRAAKISYADDPSNRDPRFARPRLRELMPQLAAEGLTSERLARLASRVSRVEWTLYEVLNAALLKFAPGPWPAKGPITLNADEFSRLPEEIALRMLERIINWVGNEGPAELGKLENLFEALAVAMVTHPRRFRRTLAGAVVTMAKDRIIVELAPARRAGLSRPALNRSALKRP, from the coding sequence GTGTCCAGTGCTGACGGCTTAAAGCCGATCACCGACGCCGAAGTCAGAGCGCTGTTCGCCCATCTCGTCGATTTTCCCTCGTTGATCCTCGCCGTTTCCGGCGGCCCCGACTCGACCGCACTGATGGTGCTCGCCGCGCGCTGGCGTCAACGGCTCAGGCGCGGACCGAAGCTCGTCGCCGTCACGGTTGACCACGGGCTGCGGCCGGAGGCCAAACGGGAAGCGCTCGCGGTCAAGAGGCTCGCGCGTTCGCTTCGCATCGAACACAAGACGCTGCGCTGGATCGGGACGAAGCCGAAATCCGGAATCCAGGAGGCGGCGCGTGCTGCGCGCTATCGATTGCTCGGCGGCGTGGCCTTGAAAGCGGACAAGGCTCCGGTGCTGACCGCGCATACACAGGACGATCAGGCCGAGACCGTGCTGTTCCGGATGATGCGCGGCAGCGGCGTGGCGGGCCTTGCCGCCATGCGGGCCGGCAATCCGCTGCCGGGTCACGAAGACCAGAAGCTCGCATTGTTCCGGCCGCTGCTCGGGGTTTCCAAATCGCGGCTGACCGCGACGTTGAGGGCCGCAAAAATCTCCTACGCCGACGACCCCTCCAACCGCGATCCGCGCTTTGCCAGACCCAGGCTCCGCGAACTGATGCCGCAACTCGCGGCCGAAGGCCTGACCTCCGAGCGGCTGGCCCGGCTCGCATCGCGGGTCTCGCGTGTCGAGTGGACGCTTTATGAGGTTTTGAATGCGGCGCTGCTCAAATTCGCGCCGGGGCCGTGGCCCGCGAAGGGGCCCATCACGCTCAATGCTGACGAATTCAGCCGTCTGCCCGAAGAGATCGCGTTGCGGATGCTCGAACGGATCATCAATTGGGTTGGGAATGAAGGGCCGGCGGAGCTCGGTAAGCTAGAAAACCTCTTCGAAGCCCTGGCGGTCGCGATGGTGACGCATCCCCGCAGGTTTCGCCGCACCCTGGCTGGGGCGGTGGTCACGATGGCCAAGGACCGGATCATCGTGGAGCTCGCGCCTGCGCGCAGGGCTGGTCTGAGCCGGCCTGCCTTGAACAGGTCTGCCCTCAAACGGCCTTAA
- a CDS encoding RraA family protein, producing the protein MPTVTPGQFEFLRSIDTPTVCNLLEIVAPERRGFGYTVRHLHCPFPDLPPMVGFAKTVTMRAQDRVPLGEAGYMNKRLDYLDYIAAEPQPGIAVIQDIDEIVGFGAFWGEVQTNVHKALGCLGTITNGSIRDIPQVAPGFQMLAGSISPSHAFVHVVDFGLAVNIHGMAVRSGDLIHADQHGAVVVPIETIDPMKAAAPGLAAKEAKIIEAAKAGKGLEAIKAAMKG; encoded by the coding sequence ATGCCGACCGTGACACCGGGCCAATTCGAATTCCTGCGCTCGATCGACACGCCGACCGTCTGCAATCTGCTGGAGATCGTAGCACCTGAGCGCCGCGGCTTCGGCTACACGGTGCGACATCTGCACTGTCCCTTCCCCGACCTGCCGCCGATGGTGGGCTTCGCCAAGACCGTGACCATGCGGGCGCAGGACCGCGTGCCGCTCGGCGAAGCGGGCTACATGAACAAGCGGCTCGATTATCTCGACTACATCGCGGCCGAGCCTCAGCCCGGCATCGCGGTGATCCAGGACATCGACGAGATCGTCGGCTTCGGCGCATTCTGGGGCGAGGTGCAGACCAACGTGCACAAGGCGCTGGGATGCCTCGGCACCATCACCAACGGCTCGATCCGCGACATCCCGCAGGTCGCCCCTGGCTTCCAGATGCTGGCCGGCTCGATCTCGCCGTCGCATGCCTTCGTGCATGTGGTGGACTTCGGGCTCGCCGTGAACATTCACGGCATGGCGGTGCGCAGCGGCGACCTCATCCACGCCGACCAGCATGGCGCGGTCGTCGTGCCGATCGAGACGATTGATCCGATGAAGGCCGCAGCGCCCGGGCTTGCGGCGAAGGAAGCGAAGATCATCGAGGCGGCAAAGGCCGGCAAAGGGCTGGAAGCCATCAAGGCGGCGATGAAGGGGTGA